In a genomic window of Amphiprion ocellaris isolate individual 3 ecotype Okinawa chromosome 11, ASM2253959v1, whole genome shotgun sequence:
- the LOC111588659 gene encoding target of Nesh-SH3 isoform X4, with protein MMMRRQRHSHTFLVLLLVLFMAGIVLSGPSTPHRSRVRRQNMKVRINATGDTIVMKFVRPNADTKLEGYILGYGSSMFSKQFIQLPENGQPYETEFDAEPKYLIAVQPIPTNEVKKHCTGKVELQKPLHLVIGSVTPTSVLLSWGTLLKTPYEGNIMNDCLEDGHYTVRYRERSRKWNYQTCPTSDTVIDNLKPNTVYEFGVQPNSKDGTGLWSKPVIHNISTSGVEEKAIRKIFKRPISPVKPLTPDSHPFPFSPHHVLHNRTRGRQPLSRNIAPQTTLGGGDLYRSVLPPLPEAPLAPKIHSPVHITSTMASVPVPNANVDKQGGHLQQRPVSQPHAEPQPNSRLQPYYRPPPQTKPQPQVKPQVKAQPVPKPHRQTEPQLQTTSQPIPQTQPQTYTTSRPKLQTQPQPQAAPQPIPQTKLQTQPQPQATPQPIPQTPPQPQTVLTKLQTQPQPQATPQPIPQTPPQPQTVQTKLQTQPQPQATPQPIPQTPPQPQTVQTKLQTQPQPQATSQPTLQTHPLLQSQPKPHPKSNHQTTPQFHSEPKPKPTFKTKQQTQPQLKPQPQPWVQLAHPRINQPTRQHIPHTQEKLLNTNTRPQTQSTNLPKTQTHLQPKAPRPHLQLTKQPSRPRQTPKPKIIFSQPKPTTQPQSKSQPIPQPPPQPKKQPKPQSQPQAGKHPKPPQRPRIRNQQSEPKTHPRPRPQPPAKTQTQLVPHSQPISKPQFTTKAHSQPLPKPRPVSKPQPLPHPGLHLQPQTRTHSDPIKVTAKQAVPTAPSPPEEGKPLPRPALATEKAGSYNHGTGVLRPSVAEVPRSPISSPVPTAGRNTTLSRTRVPPHSTNHGVRPFSPSKTVTSSHSSSTPGANGAHHRGNALPKPVVWSKEKPVLRPPVPGNKRPNLVGKPSEHDKPMDLKQGDKESILKPFPLVTAKPKQERRQQTTTSAPAVNSSRFDINENSSIFRPLPASDVDIMGKKRFVAPHVIYKTDKKPDEPCSITSSLAYFPDEEGGDQNVTGPPRIPPSNVTVVTVEGCPSFVILDWQKSDNETREYEVVSTTKGPNGQEVSILTTNQTHTAVENLKPESSYEFKVTPKNELGTGPSSDPVSFSTESADPRVSEYVSGKDAIWTQFPFKADAYSECSGKQYVKRTWYRKFVGIQLCNSLRYKIYLSDSLNGKFYNIGDQTGHGEDHCQFVDSFLDGRTGTQMLADQLPGRPGFYRALRQEPVSFGEIGGKSHVTYVGWYECGTPIPGKW; from the exons atgatgatgaggaggCAGCGGCACTCGCACACCTTTCTGGTCCTTCTCCTCGTGCTCTTCATGGCTGGGATAGTTCTGTCTGGTCCATCCACTCCCCACAGGAGCAGAG TGAGGCGCCAGAACATGAAGGTCCGCATCAACGCCACAGGGGACACCATTGTGATGAAGTTTGTGCGTCCCAACGCCGACACCAAGCTTGAGGGCTACATCCTCGGCTACGGCAGCAGCATGTTCTCCAAACAGTTCATCCAGCTGCCAGAGAACGGACAACCTTACGAGACTGAGTTCG ATGCTGAGCCCAAGTACCTCATAGCTGTCCAGCCCATCCCAACCAACGAAGTGAAAAAGCATTGCACAG GTAAAGTGGAACTGCAGAAGCCTCTGCACTTGGTCATTGGATCGGTGACTCCCACCTCAGTTCTCCTGTCCTGGGGGACGCTGCTGAAAACCCCTTATGAAGGCAATATCATGAACGACTGTCTTGAGGATGG ACACTACACTGTGCGGTATCGCGAGAGGAGCAGGAAGTGGAACTACCAGACCTGCCCGACAAGCGACACAGTCATTGACAATCTGAAGCCAAATACAGTCTATGAGTTTGGTGTCCAGCCTAACTCTAAGGATGGCACTGGACTATGGAGCAAGCCAGTCATTCACAACATCAGCACATCAGGCGTAGAAG AAAAGGCCATCAGGAAAATCTTTAAACGTCCCATCAGCCCTGTG AAACCCTTAACCCCAGATTCCCACCCCTTCCCCTTTTCACCTCACCACG TACTCCATAACAGGACCCGGGGCAGACAGCCCCTCTCCAGGAACATAGCACCACAGACAACTCTTG GAGGAGGAGACCTCTACAGATCTGTCCTGCCTCCTTTGCCGGAGGCTCCATTAGCTCCCAAGATCCACTCTCCAGTACACATTACTTCCACCATGGCGTCTGTGCCAGTACCCAATGCAAATGTGGACAAACAGGGAGGGCACCTACAACAAAGGCCTGTGTCTCAGCCTCATGCAGAGCCTCAACCAAATTCCAGGCTCCAACCATACTATCGACCACCACCACAGACAAAACCCCAACCCCAAGTGAAGCCCCAAGTTAAGGCTCAACCTGTGCCAAAACCTCATCGCCAAACTGAACCACAACTCCAAACAACATCCCAGCCCATACCCCAGACCCAGCCACAAACCTACACAACATCCAGGCCCAAACTCCAGACACAACCACAACCCCAAGCAGCACCTCAGCCCATACCACAGACAAAACTCCAGACACAGCCACAACCCCAAGCAACACCCCAACCCATACCCCAGACACCACCTCAACCCCAAACAGTCCTGACAAAACTCCAGACACAACCACAACCCCAAGCAACACCCCAACCCATACCCCAGACACCACCTCAACCCCAAACAGTCCAGACAAAACTCCAGACACAACCACAACCCCAAGCAACACCCCAACCCATACCCCAGACACCACCTCAACCCCAAACAGTCCAGACAAAACTCCAGACACAACCACAACCCCAAGCAACATCCCAGCCGACACTGCAGACACACCCTCTGTTACAATCTCAGCCAAAGCCACACCCTAAATCAAATCATCAAACCACACCACAGTTCCATTCTGAACCAAAACCTAAACCAACATTTAAgaccaaacaacaaacacaaccgCAGCTGAAGCCTCAGCCTCAGCCGTGGGTTCAGCTAGCACATCCTCGAATCAATCAGCCAACACGTCAGCACATACCTCATACCCAAGAAAAACTGCTAAATACTAATACCCGACCACAGACTCAATCTACAAATCTGCCAAAGACTCAAACACACCTTCAACCAAAAGCACCGCGACCACACCTTCAGCTAACCAAGCAGCCATCTAGACCCAGACAAACACCTAAACCAAAGATCATTTTTTCCCAACCCAAGCCCACAACACAACCTCAATCCAAGAGCCAGCCTATCCCCCAACCCCCACCTCAGCCAAAAAAGCAGCCAAAGCCTCAATCACAACCTCAGGCAGGAAAGCATCCAAAACCTCCACAAAGGCCCAGAATTAGGAACCAACAATCTGAGCCAAAGACTCATCCACGGCCCCGACCACAACCTCCAGCAAAGACACAGACCCAACTTGTGCCTCATTCTCAACCCATTTCCAAACcacaatttacaacaaaagCCCATTCTCAACCTCTACCGAAGCCACGCCCCGTATCTAAGCCCCAACCACTCCCTCATCCTGGGCTTCACTTGCAGCCTCAGACCAGGACCCACTCTGATCCCATCAAGGTTACTGCAAAGCAGGCAGTCCCTACGG CTCCTAGTCCACCAGAAGAGGGCAAGCCTCTACCAAGACCTGCACTGGCTACAGAGAAAGCTGGTAGTTACAATCATG GTACCGGCGTCCTCAGACCGTCCGTTGCCGAAGTCCCTCGTTCTCCCATTAGCTCACCAGTTCCTACAGCAGGAAGAAACACCACCCTGTCTCGCACCCGGGTTCCTCCTCATTCCACTAATCATGGTGTCAGACCATTCTCTCCATCCAAGACAGTCACCTCTTCTCACAGCTCCAGCACACCTGGCG CCAATGGGGCGCATCATAGGGGCAATGCTCTTCCTAAACCTGTGGTGTGGTCCAAAGAGAAACCTG TTCTGCGTCCCCCTGTTCCTGGAAACAAGAGACCCAACCTGGTGGGGAAACCCAGTGAGCATG ATAAACCCATGGACCTGAAACAAGGAGACAAGGAGTCCATCTTGAAGCCATTCCCTCTGGTCACAGCCAAACCCAAACAAGAGCGCCGACAGCAGACGACCACCTCGGCCCCGGCAGTGAACA GTAGCCGTTTTGACATAAATGAAAACTCCTCTATATTCAGGCCTTTGCCGGCATCAGATGTAGACATCATGGGCAAGAAGCGCTTTGTAG ctcctcatGTCATCTACAAGACAGACAAGAAGCCAGACGAGCCGtgctccatcacctcctctctGGCTTACTTCCCCGATGAGGAAGGCGGTGATCAGAATGTGACCGGTCCTCCCCGCATCCCGCCCTCCAACGTCACCGTGGTCACCGTGGAGGGATGTCCGTCCTTCGTCATTTTGGACTGGCAGAAATCAGACAATGAAACTAGAG AGTATGAAGTCGTATCCACCACTAAAGGACCGAACGGACAGGAGGTGTCTATCCTGACGaccaaccagacacacacagctgtggaGAATCTCAAACCAGAGAGCAG ttatGAATTTAAAGTAACTCCAAAGAACGAGCTGGGAACCGGACCCTCCAGTGATCCCGTGTCTTTCAGCACAGAATCAG CGGATCCACGAGTGAGCGAGTACGTTTCAG GCAAAGACGCTATCTGGACTCAGTTCCCGTTTAAAGCCGACGCGTACTCCGAATGCAGCGGGAAGCAATATGTGAAGAGAACTTGGTATCGGAAGTTTGTGGGCATCCAGCTGTGCAACTCTTTGAGATACAAGATCTACCTGAGCGACTCGCTTAATG GGAAATTTTACAACATCGGTGACCAGACGGGGCACGGTGAGGACCACTGCCAGTTTGTGGACTCCTTCCTGGACGGTCGAACCGGCACCCAGATGTTGGCTGATCAGCTGCCAGGCAGACCAG GATTCTACAGAGCGCTGAGGCAGGAACCTGTAAGCTTCGGAGAGATCGGAGGAAAGTCTCATGTGACTTATGTAGGCTGGTATGAGTGTGGCACGCCCATACCTGGGAAGTGGTAG
- the LOC111588659 gene encoding target of Nesh-SH3 isoform X3, which translates to MMMRRQRHSHTFLVLLLVLFMAGIVLSGPSTPHRSRVRRQNMKVRINATGDTIVMKFVRPNADTKLEGYILGYGSSMFSKQFIQLPENGQPYETEFDAEPKYLIAVQPIPTNEVKKHCTGKVELQKPLHLVIGSVTPTSVLLSWGTLLKTPYEGNIMNDCLEDGHYTVRYRERSRKWNYQTCPTSDTVIDNLKPNTVYEFGVQPNSKDGTGLWSKPVIHNISTSGVEEKAIRKIFKRPISPVKPLTPDSHPFPFSPHHVLHNRTRGRQPLSRNIAPQTTLAPTTTTRQASLSTPGPTLPVVNKQPIGGGDLYRSVLPPLPEAPLAPKIHSPVHITSTMASVPVPNANVDKQGGHLQQRPVSQPHAEPQPNSRLQPYYRPPPQTKPQPQVKPQVKAQPVPKPHRQTEPQLQTTSQPIPQTQPQTYTTSRPKLQTQPQPQAAPQPIPQTKLQTQPQPQATPQPIPQTPPQPQTVLTKLQTQPQPQATPQPIPQTPPQPQTVQTKLQTQPQPQATPQPIPQTPPQPQTVQTKLQTQPQPQATSQPTLQTHPLLQSQPKPHPKSNHQTTPQFHSEPKPKPTFKTKQQTQPQLKPQPQPWVQLAHPRINQPTRQHIPHTQEKLLNTNTRPQTQSTNLPKTQTHLQPKAPRPHLQLTKQPSRPRQTPKPKIIFSQPKPTTQPQSKSQPIPQPPPQPKKQPKPQSQPQAGKHPKPPQRPRIRNQQSEPKTHPRPRPQPPAKTQTQLVPHSQPISKPQFTTKAHSQPLPKPRPVSKPQPLPHPGLHLQPQTRTHSDPIKVTAKQAVPTAPSPPEEGKPLPRPALATEKAGSYNHGTGVLRPSVAEVPRSPISSPVPTAGRNTTLSRTRVPPHSTNHGVRPFSPSKTVTSSHSSSTPGVLRPPVPGNKRPNLVGKPSEHDKPMDLKQGDKESILKPFPLVTAKPKQERRQQTTTSAPAVNSSRFDINENSSIFRPLPASDVDIMGKKRFVAPHVIYKTDKKPDEPCSITSSLAYFPDEEGGDQNVTGPPRIPPSNVTVVTVEGCPSFVILDWQKSDNETREYEVVSTTKGPNGQEVSILTTNQTHTAVENLKPESSYEFKVTPKNELGTGPSSDPVSFSTESADPRVSEYVSGKDAIWTQFPFKADAYSECSGKQYVKRTWYRKFVGIQLCNSLRYKIYLSDSLNGKFYNIGDQTGHGEDHCQFVDSFLDGRTGTQMLADQLPGRPGFYRALRQEPVSFGEIGGKSHVTYVGWYECGTPIPGKW; encoded by the exons atgatgatgaggaggCAGCGGCACTCGCACACCTTTCTGGTCCTTCTCCTCGTGCTCTTCATGGCTGGGATAGTTCTGTCTGGTCCATCCACTCCCCACAGGAGCAGAG TGAGGCGCCAGAACATGAAGGTCCGCATCAACGCCACAGGGGACACCATTGTGATGAAGTTTGTGCGTCCCAACGCCGACACCAAGCTTGAGGGCTACATCCTCGGCTACGGCAGCAGCATGTTCTCCAAACAGTTCATCCAGCTGCCAGAGAACGGACAACCTTACGAGACTGAGTTCG ATGCTGAGCCCAAGTACCTCATAGCTGTCCAGCCCATCCCAACCAACGAAGTGAAAAAGCATTGCACAG GTAAAGTGGAACTGCAGAAGCCTCTGCACTTGGTCATTGGATCGGTGACTCCCACCTCAGTTCTCCTGTCCTGGGGGACGCTGCTGAAAACCCCTTATGAAGGCAATATCATGAACGACTGTCTTGAGGATGG ACACTACACTGTGCGGTATCGCGAGAGGAGCAGGAAGTGGAACTACCAGACCTGCCCGACAAGCGACACAGTCATTGACAATCTGAAGCCAAATACAGTCTATGAGTTTGGTGTCCAGCCTAACTCTAAGGATGGCACTGGACTATGGAGCAAGCCAGTCATTCACAACATCAGCACATCAGGCGTAGAAG AAAAGGCCATCAGGAAAATCTTTAAACGTCCCATCAGCCCTGTG AAACCCTTAACCCCAGATTCCCACCCCTTCCCCTTTTCACCTCACCACG TACTCCATAACAGGACCCGGGGCAGACAGCCCCTCTCCAGGAACATAGCACCACAGACAACTCTTG ctccaaccacaactactAGACAGGCATCTCTCTCGACCCCTGGACCCACACTTCCTGTGGTCAACAAACAGCCAATCG GAGGAGGAGACCTCTACAGATCTGTCCTGCCTCCTTTGCCGGAGGCTCCATTAGCTCCCAAGATCCACTCTCCAGTACACATTACTTCCACCATGGCGTCTGTGCCAGTACCCAATGCAAATGTGGACAAACAGGGAGGGCACCTACAACAAAGGCCTGTGTCTCAGCCTCATGCAGAGCCTCAACCAAATTCCAGGCTCCAACCATACTATCGACCACCACCACAGACAAAACCCCAACCCCAAGTGAAGCCCCAAGTTAAGGCTCAACCTGTGCCAAAACCTCATCGCCAAACTGAACCACAACTCCAAACAACATCCCAGCCCATACCCCAGACCCAGCCACAAACCTACACAACATCCAGGCCCAAACTCCAGACACAACCACAACCCCAAGCAGCACCTCAGCCCATACCACAGACAAAACTCCAGACACAGCCACAACCCCAAGCAACACCCCAACCCATACCCCAGACACCACCTCAACCCCAAACAGTCCTGACAAAACTCCAGACACAACCACAACCCCAAGCAACACCCCAACCCATACCCCAGACACCACCTCAACCCCAAACAGTCCAGACAAAACTCCAGACACAACCACAACCCCAAGCAACACCCCAACCCATACCCCAGACACCACCTCAACCCCAAACAGTCCAGACAAAACTCCAGACACAACCACAACCCCAAGCAACATCCCAGCCGACACTGCAGACACACCCTCTGTTACAATCTCAGCCAAAGCCACACCCTAAATCAAATCATCAAACCACACCACAGTTCCATTCTGAACCAAAACCTAAACCAACATTTAAgaccaaacaacaaacacaaccgCAGCTGAAGCCTCAGCCTCAGCCGTGGGTTCAGCTAGCACATCCTCGAATCAATCAGCCAACACGTCAGCACATACCTCATACCCAAGAAAAACTGCTAAATACTAATACCCGACCACAGACTCAATCTACAAATCTGCCAAAGACTCAAACACACCTTCAACCAAAAGCACCGCGACCACACCTTCAGCTAACCAAGCAGCCATCTAGACCCAGACAAACACCTAAACCAAAGATCATTTTTTCCCAACCCAAGCCCACAACACAACCTCAATCCAAGAGCCAGCCTATCCCCCAACCCCCACCTCAGCCAAAAAAGCAGCCAAAGCCTCAATCACAACCTCAGGCAGGAAAGCATCCAAAACCTCCACAAAGGCCCAGAATTAGGAACCAACAATCTGAGCCAAAGACTCATCCACGGCCCCGACCACAACCTCCAGCAAAGACACAGACCCAACTTGTGCCTCATTCTCAACCCATTTCCAAACcacaatttacaacaaaagCCCATTCTCAACCTCTACCGAAGCCACGCCCCGTATCTAAGCCCCAACCACTCCCTCATCCTGGGCTTCACTTGCAGCCTCAGACCAGGACCCACTCTGATCCCATCAAGGTTACTGCAAAGCAGGCAGTCCCTACGG CTCCTAGTCCACCAGAAGAGGGCAAGCCTCTACCAAGACCTGCACTGGCTACAGAGAAAGCTGGTAGTTACAATCATG GTACCGGCGTCCTCAGACCGTCCGTTGCCGAAGTCCCTCGTTCTCCCATTAGCTCACCAGTTCCTACAGCAGGAAGAAACACCACCCTGTCTCGCACCCGGGTTCCTCCTCATTCCACTAATCATGGTGTCAGACCATTCTCTCCATCCAAGACAGTCACCTCTTCTCACAGCTCCAGCACACCTGGCG TTCTGCGTCCCCCTGTTCCTGGAAACAAGAGACCCAACCTGGTGGGGAAACCCAGTGAGCATG ATAAACCCATGGACCTGAAACAAGGAGACAAGGAGTCCATCTTGAAGCCATTCCCTCTGGTCACAGCCAAACCCAAACAAGAGCGCCGACAGCAGACGACCACCTCGGCCCCGGCAGTGAACA GTAGCCGTTTTGACATAAATGAAAACTCCTCTATATTCAGGCCTTTGCCGGCATCAGATGTAGACATCATGGGCAAGAAGCGCTTTGTAG ctcctcatGTCATCTACAAGACAGACAAGAAGCCAGACGAGCCGtgctccatcacctcctctctGGCTTACTTCCCCGATGAGGAAGGCGGTGATCAGAATGTGACCGGTCCTCCCCGCATCCCGCCCTCCAACGTCACCGTGGTCACCGTGGAGGGATGTCCGTCCTTCGTCATTTTGGACTGGCAGAAATCAGACAATGAAACTAGAG AGTATGAAGTCGTATCCACCACTAAAGGACCGAACGGACAGGAGGTGTCTATCCTGACGaccaaccagacacacacagctgtggaGAATCTCAAACCAGAGAGCAG ttatGAATTTAAAGTAACTCCAAAGAACGAGCTGGGAACCGGACCCTCCAGTGATCCCGTGTCTTTCAGCACAGAATCAG CGGATCCACGAGTGAGCGAGTACGTTTCAG GCAAAGACGCTATCTGGACTCAGTTCCCGTTTAAAGCCGACGCGTACTCCGAATGCAGCGGGAAGCAATATGTGAAGAGAACTTGGTATCGGAAGTTTGTGGGCATCCAGCTGTGCAACTCTTTGAGATACAAGATCTACCTGAGCGACTCGCTTAATG GGAAATTTTACAACATCGGTGACCAGACGGGGCACGGTGAGGACCACTGCCAGTTTGTGGACTCCTTCCTGGACGGTCGAACCGGCACCCAGATGTTGGCTGATCAGCTGCCAGGCAGACCAG GATTCTACAGAGCGCTGAGGCAGGAACCTGTAAGCTTCGGAGAGATCGGAGGAAAGTCTCATGTGACTTATGTAGGCTGGTATGAGTGTGGCACGCCCATACCTGGGAAGTGGTAG